TCAAAGGGTGAAATCTGAAGCAGGACAGATCAATCAACGTTTGAAGACGGAAGCAGCTCAAAATATTGAGGCTGTGAAGTCACAGCTAACAGAAGAGCTCGAGCTCGTGAAGTCACAGGCAGCTCTTGATGTGGAGAGCGCACGGGAAGAGGTGTCTGGACTTGCTAACCAATTAGCGACGGAGAAAGCTGATTGGTTTAACAAGCAGACGGAGCTTAAGAATGGTTTTGCATCGGAAGTTGATACGTTGAAACAGAAGCATTCTAGTGAACTAGAAGAGCTGCTAAGCATTCACATCGTTGAATCTGAAGAACAAAGGCAGAAGCATGCTACTGAGATGGAAGCTGCTGAAAGCCGTAGATTAGCTGAAATAGAAGCTTTAGAGAGTCGAAGGAATGCGGAGATTGAAGCGATTGAGAATAAGAGAATAGCTGAAATCACATTGTTCGAAAATAATAAAGAAGCTGAAATTCAAGCGATAACAAGTAAAATGCAAGCTGAGCTCGACTCGTTGGAGAGCAGGACGAAAGAGGAAATACAGACTCTGGAACGGAAGCAGCAAGAGGAAGTTGAGTTGCTGGAAATGGAGAAGCAGCTTGAGCTCGAGGCTCTTAGAGAAGAGAAGCAAGCTGAGCTTCAAGCGTTGGAAGATAAGAGACAGGCTGAGATTGAGGCGCTGGAGAACGAGAAGAAGACTGAGCTTCAGGCTTTGGAAGGTAAGAAGCAGGCTGAGCTTGAAGTGTTGAGAGAAGAGAAGCAAGCTGAGATTGGTTTGCTGAAGAATGAGAAGCAAGCAGAAATTGAGGCGTTGGAGAGCAAGAAGCAGGGCGAGATTAAGTCGCTGTTAGAAGAGAAGCAAGCTGAGCTTGAGCTCTTAGAAATAGAGAAACAAATTGAGTTCGAGACGTTAGAAAGTAAGATGCAGGCACAGATTCAGCTGCTGAAAAATGAGAAGCAGGCTGCACTCGAGGCGCTGGAGAGCAAAAAGCAGAAAGAAATTGATTTACTGCAGGCTGAGAAGCAGGCAGAGATTGATACGCTGGAGAATGAGAAGCGGACTGAGATAAAGTCGCTCTTAGATGAGAAGCAAGCTGAGCTTGAGTCATTGAAAGAAGAGAAGCAAGCTGAACTTGAGTTGTTGGAAATAGAGAAACAAATTGAGTTTGAGTCGCTAGAAAGTAAGCTGCAGGCACAGATTCAGTTGCTGGAAAACGAGAAGCAGGCTGCGATTGAAGCGCTGGAGAGCAAGAAACGGGCAGAAATTGAGTTGCTGCAGGCTGAGAAGCAGGCAGAGATAAAGTCACTACAAGAAGAGAAGCAAGCTGAGCTTGAGTTGTTAGAAATCGAGAAACAAATAGAGTTTGAGTCGCTAGAAAGTAAGCTGCATGCACAGATTCAGCTGCTGGAAAACGAGAAGAAAACCGAACTCGAGGCATTGGAGAGTAAGAAGCAGGCAGAAATTGATTTGCTGAACAAAGAGAAGCAGATTGAGATAAAGTCGCTGTTAGAAGAGAAACAAGCTGAGCTTGAGCTCTTAGAAATAGAGAAACAAATCGAGTTTGAGTCGTTAGAAAGTAAGCTGCATGCACAGATTCAACTGCTGGAAAACGAGAAGCGAGCTGAGCTTCAGGCTTTGGAGAATAAGAAGCAGGCAGAAATTGATTTGCTAATTAACGAGAAGCAAGCTGAGCTCGAAGCGTTAGATAGCAAAAAGCAGGACGAAATAAAGTCGCTGTTAGAAGAGAAGCAGTCTGAACTCGAGTTATTGGAAATGGAGAAGCAGATTGAGCTCGAGACGTTAGAAAGCAAAAAGCAGGCAGAAATTGATTTGCTGAAGAAAGAGAAGCAAGCTGAGCTCGAGGCCTTAGAAAGCAAAAAGCAGGTAGAAATTGAGCTACTTGAAATCGAGAAGCAGAACGAGCTTGAAGCGTTGGAAAGTAAAAAGCAAGCTGAGCTTGAATTGTTGAAAGACGAGAAACAAGCTGAGCTTGAAGCGGTTGAGAGCAAAAAGAAAATTGAAATCGAATCTACAATTAGCCAGATGCAAGTTCAATTCGATGCATTAGAAAGCAAAACACGAGCGGAAATGGAAACATTGAAAAACCAATCAAGTCTCGAGCTACAACAGGTACAAACGGAGCTTCAAGATTTAGAAGCAATGTATACAGATGAGCTTGAAACAGTGAAATCTAATCTCGGGGCTCTTGTTGGAGAGCGTGAAGATTGGCAGACTAGAAGTCGTGAGTGGGAAAAATTACAAGAAAAGCTAGAAAACGATGTCGCACACTGGACAAGAGAAGCAGAGGATCAGCGGCGGACTGTCATCGAGCAGCAGGAAATGCTGCAAGATGTGGAAACGCAAACGACTGAACGGCTTAAATTGCTTGAATCAGTGCGCGATAAAGTTGAGTTAGAGCGGGAAGAGCTTGTCCGCCAGCTTAGCGAGCGGGACGACTGGGAGAAAGCGTGGAGCGACTCGATGAAGGAGCTGCAAGCGCGTCTCGCGTTGGCGCAGCAAGAGGGTAACGCCGCCACCGAGCGTGAGGCGGCATTAGAAGCCCGCCTAGCCGAGCTTAGCCAGGCAGAGAAGGGCTTGCGCGAAGCCGCGCAGCGTGCATCGCGCGAATTGGAGGCGGCGCGTACTGAGGCGGCCGCTGTTGGATCTCGCGAGGAGGAATTAACCGCGTCGCAGGAAGAGCTTCATGAGCAGGCTACGCGAGCAGATCGTTTGCAAGCTGAGCTTGAACAGCTTAAACAGGAGCATTTTGAGCTTAGCAATGAATATGCGAAGCTGCAGGTCGAGTACAATGAATGGATTGATCTGTTGGAACAATCCTAATATAAAAATCTATTTAACACACCGTGCACCTCTAATGACAGATATAGACTTCGAGTCTGTATTCGTCAATAGAGGTGCTTTTTCCACATAGTTGGAATACAAAAAAGGACTGCTACCCGCGATATCGCATGGTGACAGCCCTTGACCTGTTGTAAGTTAATTTAATTAGCTAACGACTAATTTCGCCTTCATTTGGTTATGACCGGCGCCGCACATGATGTTACATTTAATTTCATAGGTACCAGCGGGTAAATTGATTACTTCCGATTTGTTCCCTGTGATTTTAATGTTCTGACCGACAATTTCAATTCCGTGGGCACCCTTTGTGTTTTGCAGAGTGAGCTTAACAGGTGTATCTTTCGGAATCGTGTATTCCGCCTCATCGAATTCCCAAGAAGTAGCGGTAATGATGACTTCCGTCGATGCCGATTCAGTTGAGGCTGGTGATGGTGAGTTGCTACCAGATTCGGAATTATTCTTGCCACCACAAGCAGCAAGAGCAAGCATCAAGGCTGTTAGTGTTAGAAGAAGAGCGAGCTTTTTGTGCATTTTAATTTCCCTCCGTACCTATATGTTGCAGAAGGTGTTCGTTGTCATATATTTCTACTTGACCATCCCCTGCCCGTAAATATTGTACCATATGTCATTCGCCAAACCCATGTCAGAAGCATGACATTATTCCCTTTCCACGTGCGGAAACTCTCCCCCCGAAAAAAATGGTAAGGAATATGCTTCAACGTGAAAAACACCCTCCCCGCCGCGAGGGCAAAGGAGGATGCTTTGAGGTGAAAACAAAAAACGGTAAGCCTTCCTAGTCCCGATGCTTGTTATGTGAAGCAGCTTCATACGGGTTGGAAACGGGAATGAACAAGTCGATGATCCCGATCACCAATGCTGCTAACAAAGCGCCGATTACTGAGACATGTACATTTCCTACTACAAATTGAGCCAACCAGATTACAAGCGCACTCGAGAGAAATCCAACGATTCCTCGACCAAATGGAGTAACCCTTTTGCCAAAAATTCCTTCGATAATCCATCCCATTACAGCAATGACGACTGCGAGCATAAGTGCGCTCCAGAATCCGCCTACTGAAAATTGGGGCACTAACCATCCAACCACCATAAGCACGATGGCTGAGACGATAAAGCGAACAATTGTCCCAAGAAAATTCATCTTATCGACCTCCTTGACCGTTAGTGTATCCTTAGTTTCAATCTATATGAGTGGAAGGTTTCTCAAGTTCAGTCTATTCGGCTATAATATAAGGCGAAGGAGTTGAATTTCGCCGTGAACGCTAAGGCCTTACATACATTAGAGTACGATAAAATAATTAATCAATTAAATGGTCTAACCTCGACCAGCCTCGGAAGGGAGCAATCCGAGAAGCTTTCTCCATCGCGCGAATTGCCTATTGTCGTTCGTCGACTTGCTGCTACAGATGAAGCTGTAAGGGCGACAACCTTTAAAGGTGCTCCGCCTTTTGGAGGAATTACGGATATTCGGTCATCGCTGTACCGTGCCAAGCTACAAGGCATTCTTCAGCCTCCGGAGCTTATGGATACTGCACAATTTATTATGGGCTCCCGTCGTTTAAGTCGGTATATTGC
This portion of the Cohnella abietis genome encodes:
- a CDS encoding cupredoxin domain-containing protein, giving the protein MHKKLALLLTLTALMLALAACGGKNNSESGSNSPSPASTESASTEVIITATSWEFDEAEYTIPKDTPVKLTLQNTKGAHGIEIVGQNIKITGNKSEVINLPAGTYEIKCNIMCGAGHNQMKAKLVVS
- a CDS encoding phage holin family protein, which codes for MNFLGTIVRFIVSAIVLMVVGWLVPQFSVGGFWSALMLAVVIAVMGWIIEGIFGKRVTPFGRGIVGFLSSALVIWLAQFVVGNVHVSVIGALLAALVIGIIDLFIPVSNPYEAASHNKHRD